One part of the [Synechococcus] sp. NIES-970 genome encodes these proteins:
- a CDS encoding RNA-binding protein, which produces MSVRLYVGNLPKDVVEKQALIDFFADAGENATTKVIKDRKTGKCRGFAFVTVPTDEEADAFIEKYNGQSFMDTTLKIEKAMPRAKGEEKAAEAPVSKGAAGKRKRTGGGATGAKKQTNYGDAASAQPDPRWASELEKLKEMLQQQTANV; this is translated from the coding sequence ATGTCCGTACGTTTATATGTCGGCAATTTGCCCAAAGACGTTGTTGAAAAACAAGCTCTCATTGATTTTTTTGCCGATGCTGGCGAAAACGCCACCACTAAGGTGATCAAAGACCGCAAAACTGGCAAATGCCGTGGCTTTGCCTTTGTCACCGTTCCCACCGATGAAGAAGCCGATGCTTTCATCGAAAAATACAACGGCCAGTCCTTCATGGACACCACCTTAAAGATCGAAAAGGCAATGCCCCGGGCCAAAGGTGAAGAAAAAGCAGCCGAAGCCCCTGTGAGCAAAGGTGCTGCCGGTAAGCGCAAGCGCACTGGTGGCGGTGCTACTGGAGCAAAGAAACAAACCAATTATGGTGATGCAGCTTCAGCGCAACCAGATCCTCGCTGGGCCAGCGAACTCGAAAAGCTTAAGGAAATGCTTCAACAGCAAACCGCTAACGTTTAA
- the ruvA gene encoding Holliday junction DNA helicase RuvA: MFSYLKGEAIAIQQNLQGRSFLILEVRDLGYEIQVPGRFAQELTPSIGTVQQIFVHGQQREDGLFLYGFRSGAERDLFRQLISVSGIGSQGAIALLDTLTLPELVQAIVTADHRQLVKAPGVGKKTAERLALELRNKLSQWRSQFTPVDGAPQPSGAVREDLELTLLALGYQETEILQAIATLSQDGLLVQNPNADEWIRQAISLLSQP, from the coding sequence ATGTTTAGTTATTTGAAAGGTGAGGCGATCGCCATCCAGCAAAATCTTCAGGGGCGTTCTTTTTTGATTTTAGAAGTCCGAGATCTCGGCTATGAAATTCAAGTTCCGGGCCGTTTTGCCCAAGAATTAACCCCCTCGATTGGCACGGTGCAACAGATTTTTGTCCACGGCCAACAGCGGGAGGATGGCTTATTTCTCTATGGCTTTAGGAGCGGGGCGGAACGGGATTTATTTCGTCAGTTGATCAGTGTCAGTGGTATTGGGAGCCAAGGGGCGATCGCCCTCCTTGATACTTTAACCCTCCCGGAATTGGTGCAGGCGATTGTCACCGCAGACCATCGGCAGCTCGTGAAGGCGCCTGGGGTTGGCAAGAAAACCGCCGAACGGCTAGCCTTGGAGTTGCGCAATAAGCTTAGCCAGTGGCGTAGTCAGTTTACCCCAGTTGATGGGGCTCCGCAGCCCAGCGGGGCAGTGCGCGAAGATCTAGAGCTAACCCTCTTAGCCCTCGGCTACCAGGAAACAGAGATTTTGCAGGCGATCGCCACCCTGAGCCAAGATGGACTCTTGGTACAAAATCCCAATGCCGATGAGTGGATCCGCCAGGCGATTTCCCTCCTCAGTCAGCCCTAA
- the rpiA gene encoding ribose 5-phosphate isomerase A, translating into MDAVTVMKQEVGKAAAALVQSNSVVGLGTGSTTAYAIQYIGERLAAGELENIVGIPTSFQAEVLAKQYQIPLTSLDAVERIDIAIDGADEVDPHKNLIKGGGAAHTREKVVDALADQFVVVVDSGKLVDRLGSTFLLPVEVIPMAITPVMRQLEQLGAKAELRMGIKKAGPVVTDEGNLVVDLKFEHIDDPASLEQKINNIPGVLENGLFVGVADVILVGEIIDGQPRVREIS; encoded by the coding sequence ATGGATGCAGTTACAGTGATGAAACAGGAAGTGGGGAAGGCCGCGGCTGCCCTCGTCCAATCGAATTCTGTTGTCGGCTTGGGGACAGGTTCCACCACCGCCTACGCTATCCAATACATTGGGGAGCGTCTGGCAGCGGGAGAGCTCGAAAATATTGTCGGCATTCCCACCTCTTTTCAGGCAGAAGTTTTAGCAAAACAATACCAGATCCCCCTCACCAGTTTAGATGCGGTAGAGCGCATTGATATTGCCATTGATGGGGCCGATGAAGTGGACCCCCACAAGAATCTCATTAAAGGGGGGGGCGCTGCCCACACCCGGGAAAAAGTGGTAGATGCCCTCGCAGATCAGTTTGTGGTAGTGGTCGATAGTGGCAAATTGGTCGATCGCCTAGGTTCTACGTTTCTGTTACCGGTGGAAGTGATTCCGATGGCAATCACCCCGGTCATGCGCCAACTCGAACAGTTGGGGGCCAAGGCAGAACTGCGCATGGGGATTAAAAAAGCGGGCCCGGTGGTTACCGATGAAGGTAATTTGGTCGTGGATCTTAAGTTTGAACATATAGACGATCCGGCAAGCCTCGAACAAAAGATCAACAATATCCCTGGGGTTCTAGAAAATGGCTTGTTTGTCGGGGTCGCCGATGTGATTTTAGTCGGAGAAATTATTGATGGCCAGCCCCGAGTCCGCGAAATTTCTTAA